In a genomic window of Streptomyces sp. NBC_00525:
- a CDS encoding acyl carrier protein gives MSQTPWNAKFEQILRQGLPGLGQGKTPDPDAPMESYGLDSMALIALVGTLESSYGVSLAGEVVVPVHTLTAGQLWGIVSAALQPSWDAGLYPSSDISTHGRTPWAVA, from the coding sequence ATGTCACAGACACCGTGGAACGCGAAGTTCGAGCAGATCCTCCGGCAGGGGCTGCCCGGCCTGGGCCAGGGGAAGACGCCCGACCCCGATGCCCCGATGGAGAGTTACGGGCTCGACTCCATGGCCCTCATCGCCCTGGTCGGCACCCTCGAATCGTCGTACGGGGTCAGCCTCGCCGGCGAGGTCGTCGTACCCGTGCACACCCTCACCGCGGGGCAGCTCTGGGGCATCGTCTCCGCCGCTCTCCAGCCGTCCTGGGACGCCGGGCTGTACCCGTCGTCGGACATCTCCACCCACGGGCGCACCCCCTGGGCCGTCGCCTGA
- a CDS encoding SDR family NAD(P)-dependent oxidoreductase, with amino-acid sequence MQTVVITGGTDGLGKGLALHCLSQGARVLAVGSTPAKGQALLAQAEAIRAGDRAVFLRADLTSVAATRQLVTRIRATCPSVDALVLCAQRYRLFGPRTVTGEGFEHSFALAYLSRFVLSHELHDALEAAPRPVVMNVGTPGVPLGRIHWGDPQLTRHYGGTRATLQSFRANDLLGASFATVHPGTRVRTIGYNPGVVATGMPDHLPQPMRTLTRASFALFATSVDKAVAPMARLLAEPPHDAYTAYRTTRRLPLKGKAFDPEAALRLHHLTRRLLAAADAS; translated from the coding sequence ATGCAGACCGTGGTCATCACCGGAGGCACCGACGGACTCGGCAAGGGGCTCGCTCTCCACTGCCTGAGCCAGGGCGCGCGCGTCCTGGCCGTCGGCAGCACCCCGGCCAAGGGGCAGGCCCTGCTCGCGCAGGCGGAAGCCATCCGAGCGGGCGACCGCGCGGTCTTCCTGCGGGCCGACCTGACCTCCGTCGCGGCGACCAGACAACTCGTCACCCGCATCCGCGCCACCTGCCCCTCGGTGGACGCACTCGTCCTGTGCGCCCAGCGCTACCGCCTCTTCGGCCCCCGCACGGTCACCGGGGAAGGGTTCGAGCACAGCTTCGCCCTCGCCTACCTGAGCCGGTTCGTCCTGAGCCACGAACTGCACGACGCACTGGAGGCCGCGCCCCGTCCCGTCGTCATGAACGTCGGCACCCCCGGCGTCCCCCTGGGCCGCATCCACTGGGGCGACCCGCAGCTCACCCGGCATTACGGCGGCACCAGGGCAACCCTCCAGTCCTTCCGGGCCAACGACCTGCTCGGCGCGTCCTTCGCCACCGTCCACCCCGGCACCCGCGTCCGTACGATCGGCTACAACCCCGGCGTCGTGGCCACCGGCATGCCCGATCACCTCCCGCAGCCGATGCGCACCCTCACCAGGGCGTCCTTCGCCCTGTTCGCCACGTCCGTGGACAAGGCGGTCGCCCCCATGGCCCGCCTCCTGGCCGAACCGCCGCACGACGCGTACACGGCCTACCGCACCACCCGTCGGCTCCCCCTCAAGGGCAAGGCGTTCGACCCGGAGGCGGCCCTGCGTCTGCACCACCTCACCCGGAGGCTCCTCGCGGCGGCCGACGCCTCCTGA
- a CDS encoding DUF2871 domain-containing protein, producing MRKSYYAAHVYMIVGVISGLFYREFTKHEDFHGDTQLALMHTHLLALGMLVFLIVLALDKVFGLSGSKLFTAFFWFYNLGIALSTAMMGVHGILTVLGRSEDEIAEVVPLTAGLGHILLTVGLILLFVLLGKRVNEHVKPAAAPDEPASATATPAGGIHA from the coding sequence ATGCGGAAGTCGTATTACGCAGCGCACGTCTACATGATCGTCGGAGTGATCTCCGGGCTCTTCTACCGGGAGTTCACGAAGCACGAGGACTTCCACGGCGACACGCAGCTGGCGCTGATGCACACGCATCTGCTGGCGCTGGGCATGCTCGTCTTCCTGATCGTGCTCGCGCTGGACAAGGTCTTCGGGCTCTCCGGCTCGAAGCTGTTCACCGCGTTCTTCTGGTTCTACAACCTCGGCATCGCCCTCTCGACCGCCATGATGGGCGTCCACGGCATCCTGACCGTGCTCGGCCGCAGCGAGGACGAGATCGCCGAGGTCGTACCGCTGACGGCGGGGCTCGGGCACATTCTGCTGACGGTCGGGCTGATCCTGCTCTTCGTCCTGCTCGGCAAGCGGGTCAACGAGCACGTCAAGCCGGCGGCCGCGCCGGACGAACCGGCTTCGGCGACCGCCACCCCCGCCGGAGGCATCCACGCGTGA
- a CDS encoding RNA polymerase sigma factor — protein MRARIRAGDRDAFAELYEKYARPVYNHAYRLTGDWSTAEETMSETFLAAWRTRHTVEPEGESLLPWLLGIATSKARNANRGNGRRLAFLARRPAPEPVADIAEATAGHVDDTRRLAAVRQALGGLRRQDREVLALCVWSGLDYAEAAEALDIPVGTVRSRLSRARARLRRLTDEQLDTAPDGPARTTRADRTARTTRRAQTVRSGGEPRPRRGEVGGRAAFVALPIQEEAR, from the coding sequence ATGCGCGCGCGCATCAGAGCCGGTGACCGCGACGCGTTCGCCGAGCTCTACGAGAAGTACGCACGGCCGGTCTACAACCACGCCTACCGGCTGACGGGCGACTGGTCGACGGCCGAGGAGACCATGTCCGAGACCTTCCTGGCCGCCTGGCGCACCCGGCACACGGTCGAACCGGAGGGCGAGTCGCTGCTGCCGTGGCTGCTCGGGATCGCCACGAGCAAGGCGCGCAACGCCAACCGGGGCAACGGGCGCCGGCTGGCCTTCCTGGCCCGCCGCCCGGCCCCGGAACCGGTCGCGGACATCGCGGAGGCCACGGCCGGGCACGTGGACGACACCCGGCGGCTCGCCGCCGTCCGGCAGGCGCTGGGCGGCCTGCGCCGCCAGGACCGCGAGGTGCTGGCCCTCTGCGTCTGGTCCGGGCTCGACTACGCCGAGGCCGCCGAGGCGCTGGACATCCCGGTGGGGACCGTACGCTCGCGCCTCTCCCGCGCCCGCGCCCGGCTGCGGCGGCTCACCGACGAGCAGCTCGACACCGCACCGGACGGGCCCGCGCGCACCACGCGCGCCGACCGCACCGCCCGCACCACGCGCCGCGCGCAAACCGTCCGGTCCGGCGGGGAACCGCGCCCCCGCCGCGGAGAGGTAGGAGGCAGGGCCGCGTTCGTGGCCCTGCCCATCCAGGAGGAAGCCCGATGA
- a CDS encoding SRPBCC family protein, whose protein sequence is MTTGLTRDAGWQIGVSRTLPHPPSVVWDFMSGPEGLALWLGSDTDLTPERGAPYRTAAGVTGEVRGYRPGDRIRVTHGTTTLQLAMTPAAHGARTMLRFHQEHLSSAEEREHRRAHWQQVMDEVEAALDRP, encoded by the coding sequence ATGACCACCGGACTCACCAGGGACGCGGGCTGGCAGATCGGCGTGTCCCGCACCCTGCCCCACCCCCCGTCCGTCGTCTGGGACTTCATGAGCGGCCCCGAAGGACTCGCCCTCTGGCTCGGCTCGGACACGGACCTGACCCCCGAGCGCGGCGCGCCGTACCGCACGGCGGCGGGCGTGACCGGCGAGGTACGCGGCTACCGCCCGGGGGACCGCATCCGCGTCACCCACGGCACCACCACCCTCCAACTGGCCATGACCCCGGCGGCGCACGGCGCCCGTACGATGCTCCGCTTCCACCAGGAGCACCTGTCGAGCGCGGAGGAACGCGAACACCGGCGGGCCCACTGGCAGCAGGTGATGGACGAGGTGGAGGCCGCCCTTGACCGCCCGTGA
- a CDS encoding TetR/AcrR family transcriptional regulator: protein MGGRAEGDGAAAEGDGAAAEGDGAAAAGARPLRRDAELNRRRILRAGREVFAVRGLQATLNDVAHHAGLGVGTVYRKYRDKQTLAEAVFGEELDDIAAMARAARDEQDAFGALAGFLEGALARAAHNRGLRELMRRGDAEGPGLVRARQEIMTHCAHLVARARAEGTLRDGVTEADIAPIAAMIDVVMALPAGEPAGEPWRRYLTILLDGLRAHPEQDPLPGDTL, encoded by the coding sequence ATGGGCGGTCGGGCGGAAGGCGACGGAGCGGCTGCGGAAGGCGACGGAGCGGCTGCGGAAGGCGACGGAGCGGCTGCGGCGGGCGCGCGCCCGCTGAGGCGGGACGCCGAGCTCAACCGCCGGCGCATCCTGCGGGCCGGGCGCGAGGTGTTCGCCGTACGGGGCCTTCAGGCGACGCTCAACGATGTCGCGCACCACGCCGGGCTCGGGGTCGGCACGGTCTACCGGAAGTACCGCGACAAGCAGACGCTTGCGGAGGCCGTCTTCGGGGAAGAGCTCGACGACATCGCGGCGATGGCCCGCGCGGCACGGGACGAGCAGGACGCCTTCGGGGCGCTGGCCGGGTTCCTCGAAGGTGCCCTGGCGCGGGCCGCGCACAACCGGGGGCTGCGCGAACTGATGCGCCGGGGCGACGCCGAGGGCCCCGGCCTCGTACGCGCGCGGCAGGAGATCATGACCCACTGCGCGCATCTGGTGGCGCGCGCCCGCGCCGAAGGCACCCTGCGCGACGGGGTGACCGAGGCCGACATCGCCCCGATCGCGGCGATGATCGACGTCGTCATGGCGCTGCCCGCCGGCGAGCCGGCGGGCGAGCCGTGGCGCCGCTACCTCACGATCCTCCTCGACGGGCTCCGCGCCCACCCGGAACAGGACCCGCTCCCCGGCGACACGTTGTGA
- a CDS encoding CGNR zinc finger domain-containing protein — translation MNAAERTESRSPGLTLRSTTGVAYRFDPGALCLELLTTGGPGPYQRYEVLYEPADVLAWAERSRLTPTPEPAVSATEVALLRGLRDALFRVVIAHTRGEPHPVADLAVINEVAARPALAPAIGPDGRRRWAGAPRGTALAATVARDAVELLTGPHAHRIRTCAAEDCHLIYVDTSRPGRRRWCSMEHCGNRHKVRALRARHSEEG, via the coding sequence ATGAATGCTGCGGAGAGAACGGAGTCGCGGTCGCCCGGTCTGACGCTGCGCTCCACCACGGGGGTCGCGTACCGGTTCGATCCGGGCGCCCTGTGCCTGGAGCTGCTGACCACCGGCGGCCCCGGCCCCTACCAGCGGTACGAGGTGCTGTACGAGCCCGCCGACGTCCTCGCCTGGGCGGAGCGCTCCCGGCTCACCCCGACCCCCGAACCGGCCGTCTCCGCGACGGAAGTGGCCCTGCTGCGGGGGCTGCGCGACGCGCTGTTCCGGGTGGTCATCGCACACACACGCGGCGAACCGCACCCGGTCGCGGACCTGGCGGTCATCAACGAGGTCGCCGCCCGCCCGGCCCTGGCGCCCGCCATCGGCCCGGACGGCCGCCGCCGCTGGGCCGGCGCCCCGCGGGGCACGGCGCTGGCCGCCACCGTCGCGCGCGACGCCGTCGAGCTGCTGACCGGCCCCCACGCCCACCGCATCCGCACCTGCGCCGCCGAGGACTGCCACCTCATCTACGTGGACACCTCGCGCCCCGGCCGCCGCCGCTGGTGCTCGATGGAGCACTGCGGCAACCGACACAAGGTCAGGGCGCTGCGCGCCCGCCACTCCGAGGAAGGATGA
- a CDS encoding nuclear transport factor 2 family protein, producing MDTEEARRQLRHLTDRAEITDLLDRYLRSLDHGIFDEEWARRFHTEDVTAEMPIGTVRGRSAVLERIRQGMALFDRTVHMGTNAVIEIDGDRATARGTQLSTHVLADGSENLFVSAGHTDAELVRTPDGWRISASALRVVWTRGTPPRLPQDFALASAD from the coding sequence ATGGATACCGAAGAAGCGCGGCGACAGCTGCGACACCTGACCGACCGTGCCGAGATCACCGATCTGCTGGACCGCTACCTCCGCTCCCTGGACCACGGGATCTTCGACGAGGAGTGGGCGCGCAGGTTCCACACCGAGGACGTCACCGCCGAGATGCCCATCGGGACCGTACGCGGCCGGAGCGCCGTCCTGGAGCGCATTCGGCAGGGCATGGCCCTGTTCGACCGGACGGTGCACATGGGCACGAATGCCGTCATCGAGATCGACGGCGACCGGGCCACCGCCAGGGGCACCCAGCTGAGCACCCATGTCCTCGCGGACGGCTCGGAGAACCTGTTCGTCTCCGCCGGGCATACGGACGCCGAGCTGGTGAGGACGCCGGACGGCTGGCGGATCTCCGCCTCCGCGCTCCGGGTGGTGTGGACGCGGGGGACTCCGCCGCGCCTGCCGCAGGACTTCGCCCTGGCCTCCGCCGACTGA
- a CDS encoding beta/gamma crystallin domain-containing protein yields MIAQGKRIVGSLAMAFAAAASLTVAVPAGSAYAIDHVECVGGADFLKIYSHLDGRQSVDCYANAGRTDFGGWWADRISTGNNDLIYYDVNGDSVRINRWTDITFPNNPPRIKSIQIL; encoded by the coding sequence GTGATCGCACAGGGCAAGCGGATCGTCGGCTCCCTGGCCATGGCGTTCGCCGCCGCGGCCTCGCTCACCGTCGCCGTACCCGCCGGGTCCGCCTACGCCATCGACCACGTGGAGTGCGTCGGCGGCGCGGACTTCCTGAAGATCTACTCCCACCTCGACGGCCGTCAGAGCGTGGACTGCTACGCGAACGCGGGCCGGACCGACTTCGGCGGCTGGTGGGCCGACCGGATCTCCACCGGGAACAACGACCTCATCTACTACGACGTCAACGGCGACTCCGTGCGGATCAACCGCTGGACGGACATCACGTTCCCGAACAACCCGCCCCGGATCAAGAGCATCCAGATCCTGTGA
- a CDS encoding CU044_5270 family protein has product MNDRTSGPERAEREELARLLPVPAERDLPPGRHLHHKETLMRQIDQDSVRNSGGQDNGRESSRNGGRNSRHDGEHATARPRPRLLRPAVLLPAAGLALGGVLLTTLAVTGRDHAPEPAAARTSSGATAHRGAAVLLDRIATVASKTDERKVTDDQFVYVRTLQTENEGTFGGPVKLTEPREREVWMTQESGPVIDEGLIHQNGSYGPITVGVPDGEEPVGYPAGLNRPTYTWLASLPTDPEALLRRLSAEITADQDARNTPAEDRDPDQDVFDAIGELLRETLMPPRTAAALYKAAAGIPGVSVDTDAVDAAGRHGVGVARDNTRAGWRTAWIFDARTLEYLGERSYLIRDTSLGRKGTVTNRTAVMERAVVDALREKPSTKA; this is encoded by the coding sequence ATGAACGACCGCACCTCCGGCCCCGAGCGGGCCGAACGCGAGGAACTGGCCCGGCTGCTGCCGGTCCCGGCCGAACGGGACCTGCCTCCGGGCCGACATCTCCACCACAAGGAAACACTGATGCGTCAGATCGACCAGGACAGCGTCCGGAACAGCGGCGGCCAGGACAACGGCCGGGAGAGCAGCCGGAACGGCGGCCGGAACAGCCGCCACGACGGCGAGCACGCCACCGCCCGCCCCCGGCCCCGCCTGCTGCGCCCGGCCGTCCTGCTGCCCGCCGCCGGGCTCGCCCTGGGCGGGGTGCTGCTCACCACCCTCGCGGTGACCGGCCGGGACCACGCTCCGGAACCGGCCGCCGCCCGCACCTCCTCCGGGGCCACCGCCCACCGGGGCGCGGCCGTGCTGCTGGACCGGATCGCCACGGTCGCATCGAAGACCGACGAACGAAAGGTCACCGACGACCAGTTCGTGTACGTCAGGACCTTGCAGACCGAGAACGAGGGCACGTTCGGCGGCCCGGTGAAGCTGACCGAGCCCCGTGAGCGCGAGGTCTGGATGACCCAGGAGTCCGGTCCGGTGATCGACGAGGGGCTGATCCACCAGAACGGCTCGTACGGTCCGATCACGGTCGGGGTTCCGGACGGCGAGGAGCCGGTCGGCTATCCGGCGGGGCTCAACCGTCCGACGTACACCTGGCTTGCGTCGCTGCCGACCGACCCGGAGGCTCTGCTCCGGCGGCTCTCCGCCGAGATCACGGCGGATCAGGACGCGCGGAACACCCCGGCCGAGGACCGTGACCCGGACCAGGACGTCTTCGACGCCATCGGTGAGCTGCTGCGGGAGACGCTGATGCCGCCGAGGACCGCGGCCGCCCTCTACAAGGCGGCGGCCGGAATCCCCGGGGTGAGCGTGGACACCGACGCGGTGGACGCGGCCGGCCGGCACGGTGTCGGGGTGGCCCGCGACAACACCCGCGCGGGCTGGCGCACCGCCTGGATCTTCGACGCGAGGACGCTGGAGTACCTGGGCGAGCGGAGCTATCTGATCCGGGACACCTCGCTGGGCCGGAAGGGCACCGTGACCAACCGGACGGCGGTCATGGAACGCGCGGTGGTCGACGCCCTCCGCGAGAAGCCGTCGACGAAGGCCTGA
- a CDS encoding alpha/beta hydrolase family protein, translated as MRTRRRGVAASFLVLALGAAAVTPAVAAPPTDVSRSAPAASVTAPQLRLPAPSGPYGVGRSTLHLRDADRTDPYVPAAGARELLVSVFYPARPGSGAPAPYMSTREARLLLESRGLGGLVAPEVIGATETYARTGAKPVRGRFPLVVLSPGFGQSRFTLTALATDLAARGYVVAAVDHAHESTATVFPGGRVLPCAACDYVERTGEAGLAEVARGRAADVSFLLDRLTGRHPAWRYASMIDRRRVGMAGHSIGGDSAASTMAADRRVRAGVNMDGTFFDPVPATGLGGRPFMMLGTEADHASGGTFDTTWDRDWQRLDGWKRWLTVADAGHFTFTDLPLLAAELGIVDPSAPLPADRSGDITRDYVAAFFDLHLKGVPQRLLAGPTADNPEVTFQP; from the coding sequence ATGAGAACTCGCCGACGCGGTGTCGCCGCATCGTTCCTTGTCCTTGCCCTCGGCGCGGCCGCCGTCACGCCCGCCGTCGCCGCACCGCCGACCGACGTGAGCCGGTCCGCGCCCGCCGCCTCCGTCACCGCGCCGCAGCTGCGGCTGCCCGCGCCGAGCGGGCCGTACGGGGTCGGGAGAAGCACCCTGCATCTGCGGGACGCCGACCGCACCGACCCGTACGTGCCGGCGGCCGGCGCACGCGAGCTGCTGGTGTCCGTGTTCTACCCCGCGCGGCCCGGCAGCGGGGCGCCCGCCCCGTACATGAGCACGCGCGAGGCACGACTGCTCCTCGAATCGCGGGGGCTCGGCGGGCTCGTCGCGCCGGAGGTGATCGGGGCGACCGAGACGTACGCCCGTACGGGGGCGAAGCCCGTACGCGGGCGGTTCCCGCTCGTCGTCCTGTCACCCGGCTTCGGGCAGAGCCGCTTCACGCTCACCGCCCTCGCGACGGACCTGGCCGCCCGCGGCTACGTCGTCGCGGCCGTGGACCACGCCCACGAGTCCACCGCCACCGTCTTCCCCGGCGGACGCGTCCTCCCGTGCGCCGCCTGCGACTACGTGGAGCGCACCGGGGAAGCGGGCCTGGCCGAGGTCGCACGGGGGCGGGCGGCGGACGTGTCGTTCCTGCTGGACCGGCTGACCGGCCGTCACCCCGCCTGGCGGTACGCCTCGATGATCGACCGGCGGCGCGTCGGCATGGCCGGGCACTCCATCGGCGGCGACTCCGCCGCGTCCACGATGGCCGCCGACCGGCGCGTGCGCGCGGGCGTGAACATGGACGGCACCTTCTTCGACCCCGTCCCCGCCACCGGGCTCGGCGGCCGCCCGTTCATGATGCTCGGCACCGAAGCCGACCACGCCTCCGGCGGAACCTTCGACACCACCTGGGACCGGGACTGGCAGCGCCTCGACGGCTGGAAGCGGTGGCTGACCGTCGCCGACGCGGGCCACTTCACCTTCACCGACCTGCCGCTGCTCGCCGCCGAACTGGGCATCGTCGACCCCTCGGCCCCGCTGCCCGCCGACCGCTCCGGCGACATCACCCGCGACTACGTGGCCGCCTTCTTCGACCTCCACCTCAAGGGCGTACCGCAGCGGCTGCTCGCCGGCCCGACCGCCGACAACCCGGAGGTCACGTTCCAGCCGTAG
- a CDS encoding VOC family protein has translation MDVEVQLTIDCADPQRMVAFWAPALGYVPEPAPDGHASWRAYWQDMGVPAEELPPGAGDIPESIIDPAGRGPRVWFQRVPEAKAVKNRWHFDLKVGGGRAVPVAVRKERVDATVARLVEAGATVARIREEPDMEFYAAAMLDPEGNEFDVV, from the coding sequence ATGGACGTGGAAGTGCAACTGACGATCGACTGCGCCGATCCGCAGCGGATGGTGGCCTTCTGGGCTCCGGCCCTGGGTTACGTGCCCGAGCCCGCGCCGGACGGCCATGCCTCGTGGCGGGCGTACTGGCAGGACATGGGGGTGCCGGCGGAGGAGCTGCCGCCCGGAGCGGGGGACATACCGGAGTCGATCATCGACCCGGCGGGGCGGGGGCCGCGGGTGTGGTTCCAGCGGGTCCCGGAGGCGAAGGCCGTCAAGAACCGGTGGCACTTCGACCTCAAGGTCGGTGGCGGCCGCGCCGTCCCGGTGGCCGTGCGCAAGGAGCGGGTGGACGCCACGGTGGCCCGGCTGGTCGAGGCCGGTGCCACGGTGGCGCGGATCAGGGAGGAGCCGGACATGGAGTTCTACGCCGCCGCCATGCTGGACCCCGAGGGCAACGAGTTCGACGTCGTCTGA